The stretch of DNA TTGCGTGCCGTTCCGCGAAGAGCTGCTGGCGGGGTATTTGTCGCAGAGCTACGACGTGCAGCTGGATCAGGGTTTTCAGGAGGCGAAGGAGCGCATGGACCGGGAGCTGCGCCGGGAGACCAAGCAGCGTATCGGCGGCGACGTCCAGCGGATTCATCAATTGGATAGCGACTTCTCGGCCCTGACGTACAAGCACCTGCTGCTGCCGGTGTGGTCGCTGGGGTACCGATACGGTGGCAAGAGCTACCAAGTGGTGATCAACGCCACCACCGGCGAGGTGCAGGGCCAGCGCCCCTACAGCGCCATCAAGATCGCTCTCTTCGTGCTCTTCATTCTGACGCTGCTGGTGCTCTTCTTCTGGCTACGCGGCTGACGGTCGCTTCCTGACCCGAGACTCGCCGGTAGGCGCCGCGGTTGCGGCGGCGGGAAGGGGACGTGTAGGCTCTCCGGAATGACCCGACCGCCCGATTCTCCCGAATCCCCCGGTGTAGGCCGGCGGCTGGACCGTCTCAGCGAGCAGCTGACGCGGGTGTTGGGAGAAGTGCAGGAGCTGGCCCAGGAGGTAGAGGCTCTGCGGCAGGCGGTGGGGGAGGATGGGGAGGCTCCAGAGCAGCCCCCGGTCCCCGCCGAGGCTTCCCAGACCAGTTCTACAGCAGATTCCGCCGCGGAGCCAGCAGAGCTCCCTGCGCAGGGTTCCTCCGAAGAGCTCATCGAGGAGCCGGCAGCGGCGGGCACCTCGCGCAAGGAACGCCTGCTGGCGGCGGCGCGGCGGGTCCGGGACTTGGTACCGGTACCGGCGGACAGTGCCGTCGTGGGCGACGAGGCCGCGGCGGAGAGGAGCGAGGACGGCGCGGTTGTCGCTGGCGAAGAGCTGGTAGCTCCGCCGGAAAGCTCAGTGGAGGACTCAGCGGGGGACGACGGCGCCGAGTCGGAGCCGTTGGATCTCGAGCAGCGCATCGGTGCCGTGTGGTTCCTGCGCGGCGGTTTGCTCTTTGTGGTGATCGCCTTCGCTTTGGCGGCGAGTTGGGTGGTGCCCCAGCTTCAGCCCTGGCATCGGGTGCTGGCGAGCTATGTCGGCTCGGCGGTGGTCTTCGGCGTCGGTCTGCGCTACGCCGGGCGCCTGCGCCGCTTCGCAAGGCCAGTGATGGCCACCGGTCTGGCGTTGGGCTTCTTCACCTCCTTCGGCGCCTACTTCCTGCCTCCCATGCGCTGCCTGCCGCTGGTGGCGTCTTTGGTCCTCATGACCCTCTTCGTCGGCGCGATCCTGGCCAGCGCCGAACGCTGGCGATGGGAGGGGGTGGCCACGCTGGCGCTTTTCCTGGGCCACGTGGCGGCCTACGTGGGCAGCGCCGACGCGGATATCTTTTCGATGATGGCGGTGCTCTTTCTGAGCGCCACGTCCGTAGTGCTGATGCTGCGTCACGACTGGATGCCGCTGGCCCTGTTCTCGGTGATCATGGCCTACAGCTCCCACTTCCTGTGGACCATGCGAGAGGCCGGTCCGGCGGGGGTGGGGGAGGTGGGGTTCGTCCAGCATCTGAGCTTCCTCACCGCCTACTATCTGCTCTATCTGGTAGCCGACGCCGCCTTCACCCATCGCCTGGAGGGCCGGGGGCGGGAGGCCTTCAGCCGCCGTCAACGGGTCACCGGGCGCTCCGTGGGGCCCACCGCCATGGTGCTCTACGCCACCCTCGCGGCAGCCCTCTTCCAGAGTAGCCCCGGGGCCTGGGAACGGATCCACTGGTTCTTCCTACCGCTGGCATTGGTGCAGCTGCTGCTGTTGATCTTGCACCACCGCAAGGGCACCGCCGACGTCCCCCTGTACGTCACCGCCGCCACCGTCTTCGCCACCCTGGCGCTCTTCTCCCGCCTCGGCGGCCTGGCCCTCAACATGGCTCTGGCGGCGGAAGCGTTGTTGTTGTTGGTGTTAGGACGGGTGATCGAATTCGGCTTCCTGCGCCACCTGGCGCGGGTGGTGCTGGTGGTGAATTTCGTCTCCTTCTGGTTCTCCGAAGCCAAGGAGCTGGATTCCTGGCCGACCTTCGTAGGGGCGCTGCTCATGGCGGCGGTGTACTTTGTGCGGGCGCGGCAGAACGAGACTTGGGAGCCCTTGCCGCCGGAGCAGCGGTTGGGGGAGGCGGGGGCCTGGTCGCTGGTCTGGCATCGCCTGTTCCGGCCGCTGACGGTACCGTTGGCCCACGGCCAAACTCTCTCCGGTGCGATCCTGGTGGTCTACCAATGCGACAAATTCCTCGGTCCGCCGTGGAATGTGGTGGCGTTGGCGTTGCTCGCCGCCGGTGGTGCGCTGGCCGGTTTGTGGTTGGGCAGTGCACCGCTTCTCCAAGGTATGTTCTGGCTGCAGCTGGCGACGGGATTGCTGCTGTGGCGGGAGGCCTCGGGATGGGAGGCGGCGGCGCGGGAGCCGTCGGATTGGCTGGTGCACCAGCTGGCGGTGGCGCTGCTGGCGACGATCGCCTTGCTTTCCATGGCTTTGGCGGCACGCCGCCGCCGCGCCTACCAACGGTTCGCCGCCGCCGGCTTGGGTAGCGCGCTGCTGGCGGGCTTTGCCGCCGGTGCTCCGGCGCTGGCCCCGGCGAATACCGCAGCAGGATTCGCGCCCCTGGGATTCGGAGCTCTAGCCCTGGCTCTGGTGCCGTTGGCCTTGGTGTGGGCCTGCCTGGAGATCTGGCCTCGGCCGGCACCGGAAGCGCTGGCCCAGCCATTGTGGCAGCGACGGTCGATCCGGGATCGTCGCTGGCGCACTCTCTTCGCCGTGCTGGTGGCGGAGCTGGGGGTGTGGGCCCTCCTCCACGGCAGCGCTGGTGCCTTCGAGGGCGTTGCCGCGCTGGCGGTGGTGACGGTCCTGCTGGGCCTGGCGAGCCTGTGGCGGGGCACGCCCTATCTGCTGCTGGGACTCCTGGTGCACCTGGGGGCGACGGGGGCCTTGGCGTTGGGCTATCTGGATGCCACCGAGCCGGCCCACTCGCTGCTGCGCTGGGTCATCCTCACCGAGGCAGGGGTGCTGGCGGCGTTGTTGCTCACCGTCTGCCCGCGGTGCCGCCGCGGCTCCTTTGCCTTGGGAGCGCTGGCCTGCTTCGGGCTGGCGGTAGTGATGATGGCGTGGCTGGCGGTGTTGCCGGATCAGCGCTTCGAGCCGCTATGGCCCTGGGGGCTGACGGCGGCGGTGCTGATGGTGGTGGTGGAATTGTTCCGCACCAGCCCGGCGCGGCGGGCGGAGGACTTCGACACCTGGGTAGACCGGTGGGGAGAGACCGCCCTGCGGCTCTATGCCCGGCCCCTGGCGGCCTTGGGCGCGGTGCTCACGTCGGCGGTCTTCGGTTTGATCATCGGTCGCGCCTGTACTTACAATCGGGAAGCCCTGTGGGCCATGGCGGTGACCTCGGCGCTGCTCTTGGTGGCGACGATTCTACGCAACAGTCCCTATTTGATGGCGGCGCTGCTCACCCAGCTGGGACTGATGGGGGCCTATCGAATCCTCTACGGCAGCGAGCTGATCCAGCGGCCCATGACCGAGTGGGCTTCGGTGACGCTGATCCTGCTGTCGGCGGCACTATTGATGGCGACAGCGCCGTGGCTGCGGCGGGCGAGCCTGGCCTGGGGCTCCTTGGTGGCGCTGACGGTGGGGCTGGTGGGCATGGGGGAGCTCCTCTTCAATCAGCGCCCGGGCCCCACCCCGACCTCCCTCTGGCTGATCACCTTCGTCCTGCTGTGGGTCACGGTGGAAGCGCTCCATCGAGGCTTCAGCGGACAAGGGCCGGAAGCGGAGGGCTGGCTCGACACCTTCGATCTGGAGCCGCTGACCCGCCGGGCGATGGCTTTGGCGGTGATCTCGTCCATGACCGGGGCGGTGCTGCTCATCGCCCTCACCTGGCTGCAATTTCCCTCCGCGGTGTTCATGATCTTCGTCACCGTGCTCTATGCGGTGCTCTTCGTGGTGCTGACGGCCTGGCTCAAGAGCCCGCCCATGGCGGCGGCCTTCTCGGTCTGCCTCACCGCCGCCCATCCGCTCTTCTACGGCCGCGTAGGGGCCGAGGCGGCGGTGGGTACGGCACCCCAGCTGGCGCTGCTGATGCTGGCGGTGACGGTGGCGGCGGGGGCGGCGGTGGAGTGGAGCTTTCGCCATCACGACGAGACGGGGCGGCGGCGGCCGGCGTGGTGGGCAGCGTGGTATGCGTATCTGTTGGGTTTTGGCCTGGCCGGGATCTTCCTCCAACCCTTCGGTGAGGAGCTGGCTGGAGCCCGGCCTTTTGGCGCACCGGCCCAGAGCGCGCTGGCGCTGATCATGGTGGGGGTGGGCTGCACCTTCAAGCTGCGCTGGCTGATCCGGGCGGCGGTGCTCTTCGCGCTGATCTGCTCGGGCTTGTTCATCGGCTTCGCCGTCTTCGATGCTGGCTACCGCGAGTCTTTGGGCTTCGCCGGGGTGTTGTTGTTGGGGACCCTCCTGCTCTCGGAGCGGCTGCTGGTGGGGCAGGAGCCGGAGGAATTGTGCCGTAGCGCACCGGCGGTGGGCCGCTTCTATCGGCGGGTGCTGGTGGCGGTGGCGGCGCTGGTGGGGTTGGTGGGGCTGACCCTGGGGCCGGAGCTGGCGGGGGTCTGGACCACTGCCGGCTGGAGTCTCCTAGCCTTGGTGCTCATCGGCCTCGGCTTTCTGTGGCGAGACCGCATCTATCGGCGGACGGCCTTAGCGGTCTTCGCCCTGGCGATCCTGCGGCTGGCGATTCTCGACGTCACCCGGCTGGAAACCTACTATCAGATGCTGGCCTTCCTATGCCTGGGCGCGTCGATGGTGGCGGTATCCTTCCTCTACAGCCGGTATCGGGAACACATCACCCGGTGGCTGTAGCCCGAGGCCGGGATCGATTCGGATCGTCGGGAACAAGATGATGGAGTCCGGAAAAGGAGTGAGCGTAGTGGGACAACGGGGAATGGATCGTGGTTGGAAGAGCCGGAGGTGGGTGCTCCTGGCAATGGGCCTCCTGGCGGGCTGGCTAGGATTGGGCTTGGCCCTGGGAGAGGTGGAGGCCGGAGCCTCGGAGAGTGGGGCCAATCGGGCCGCAAGCCAGGCGAGCGCCGCACCGGGATCCATCGTCCGCTGGAGCACCGCCGGTGTCGACCGTTGCGGCCTGGGAGACCGCACCTGGGCGCCGCTCCAGGGAGTGTGTCTCTACCCGGTGGATCTCAAGAGGACCGGCTCCATCACGCTGCGCCGGCGGGTCGAGGGTGTTTGGGAGAACCGACGGTTGGGTATCGGTGACTATCCCTATCCGGTGCAGCACATCACTCTAAAAGACGATTCCACGGTGCATCTATCGCCGGAGAATATCGCCCGCTCGCGGCGGGAGAGCGCTCGGGTCGGCGCTCTGTGGCGGAATCCGTCGGAGGCGCGCTTCACCCTGCCGCTGGCGGCGCCCCTGGACCCCCTGCCGGAGGGACGGCGTTTCGGCAGCCGGCGAGTATTCAACGGCGAGCCGCGCAATCCCCACACCGGCGTCGACTACACAGCGGATCGGGGAACGCCGGTAGGCTCGACGGCGGCGGGGACGGTGGTGTTGGCGGAGGAGCATTTCTTCGCCGGGAAGAGCGTTTTCGTCGATCATGGGGACGAGCTGGTGAGCATGTATTTCCACCTCGACACCCTCGCCGTCGAGACGGGGCAGGAGGTGCGGCGGGGAGAGACTCTGGGCACGGTGGGCTCCACCGGGCGTTCGACGGGAGCCCATCTCCACTTCGGTCTGCGCTGGCACGGTGCGCGGGTGGATCCTGCGCTGCTGCTGGGGCCGGTTCGAGAGATCGCCGACATCCCCTGAGCTCTCAAGGGGAAGCGACGGCGAGGCAGGGGCCGGGCGCGTCGACGGCGCAGATCCGGCCCTCCACCGTCGGCGCAATGCCCTCGGTGCCGGCGGCCTGCAACGCCTTGAGCGCACGCTTTTCGAGGCTGCCTCCGCGGGCGAGGCGTTGGTGCAGGCCGAGCATGGTGTAGCCGTCCTGGTCTCCGATGGCCGGATCCGCCAAGAAGTTGACGGTGGCCACGCGCAGGACCTCCCCGGGCTCCAAAGGCCGTGGTCCTTCGGGAGCGAGGAGGGTGAGGTCGAGCACCCGCTGGCGGTCCGGGTCGTAGCGGAAGGCGAGGCCGGAGACCTGTAGCCAGGCTCCTTCCCCTCGCTGCTCGACGGAGCGTTGGAGCATCTTCTCGAGGGTCTTGACGTCGATCTGCAGCAGCACCGTGGGGTTGGGGAAAGCGAAGAGCTCTTCCAAATCGCGGCGGCTCACCGGGCTACCGGCGGGAAGGTCCCGATTGAGGCGCAGGCCGCCGGAGTTGATGACGGCCACCTGGGCTCCCTGATCTGGGGCACCTTCGCTTTGGAGCTCCGCCCGCAGCTGATCCGCCACCCAATTGCCCAAGGAGGTCTCCCGGGAGCGGATGGCCAGCTCCTCGCCCACCAGCCGTGTTTGGGTGGTCCCCAAGGTTCGGCCGAGGCAGCCCGAGGGAAGTCCCGCGGCGGTACAGAATTCTTGCTCGTGACGGCGGATCCAAGCGTCGGCGTGTTGGCTGACCAGGGGATCCGGGGGCGGCTCGTCTCCCATCAAGTCTTCGAATCGCTGGTCCACGGTGACGCCCCCCTCGGGCCCGACGGTGAGGGTCGCCACCACCGCCGAGACGGCGTCGGCATCCGCCTTGAAGACCCAGCGGCCGCCGGCCTGCTGCCGCTGCCGATCGTGCTCGTGACCGCCGAGGATGAGATCCGGCCCGTCTTCCCGGAGGGTTTCCAGCAAGAGCAAGTCTTCCTCCAACTCGAGGTGGGTGAGACCGATGACCACCTCGGCACCGCGCCCGCGCAAGAGCGCCGTGTAGCGGCGGGCGGTCTCGATGGGATCGTCGATGGCGCGCACATAGGACGGCTGCTGGTTGTCGAGGGTGACGGCGAAGATACCGACCCTGACCCCGCCGGCCTCGGTGAGGACGTGGTCCGTGAGGCGGGGATCGGCGATCTCCGGGGAGTCTTTGCCGCCTTCCTGGAAGTGCAGGTTCGAAGTGATCCAACGGAATTGGGATTGGGCGAGACGCTGGTCGAGCTGGGTGGCCCCCTCGTCGCCGGCGGCGTCGAGCTCATGGTTGCCGAAGGTGATGAAGAAATGCGGATCGAAGGCCTGGGCGTCGCCGTCCAGGAGGTTGAGGACGTCGACCATCTGCTCGCCATGGTAGAGGCGGCTGAGAAGCGAGGGATACAGGAAGTCGCCGGCGTGGAAGACCAGGAGATCCGGGTGATCGGCCTCGAGCTGTCGCCGCAGGGTGCGCACCCGTGCCGGACCTCCTCGGCTGCCGTCGTAGAGGCCGGTGATGCGGTAGACGTCGTTGATGGAAAGGATCGTGAAGGAGCGCTCCTGCGGGTTCTCCGCAGCGCTCTCAGCCGCTGTCTCTTCCGACGAAGGCGGCGACGCGGCGGGGTCAGTAGGCGCCGAGGGGGCGGTGGAGCAGGCGCCAGCGAGAAGCAGGACCGGCAGAATCAGGGCCGCAAAGGCCCATTCTGCGATTCGGGTAGGGAGGCGTCGGCGCGGGGATGTATCGAGTCGTTGCATCCCCCAAGTTTATCGCCAACGGGCCCTGATCAGAGCCTGGGCCTCGGCGTTTCGAGGCCCTGTCTGCGAGGCCCTGTCTACGAGGCCCTACCCGAATCGCAGAAGCCTGTTTCTTTCGCCCGGGGCCAGCTGAACTAGCGAGGGCGGTGCAGTCAGCTTGGCAAAGCTGCGTGGTAAACTCTAAGAATGGAAAGGGTTGCACGAGTTTCGCGAGGATTCGAGGAGGCTGAAGGGGCTGACCATCAGTACTATGCCTCCTTGCTGCCTCAAGAGCGTCTCGACCTCCTGCTGCAACTCATCCAACGCCACCGGGAGGCTCTGGGTGAAGCTGGCTCGCGATTTGAGAGAGTTTGTCGAGTTGCTCAACTCGGCGAGAGTTGATTACGTCCTAGTTGGTGGCTACGCCGTCGCCTTTCATGGCTATCCTCGCTATACCGGTGATATCGATCTCCTGATTCGCCCGACCATCGAGAATGGGGCGCGTCTGGTTGCAGCTCTAGAAGACTTCGGCTTTGGATCTTTGGAGATCAAGCCGGAGACTTTTCTCGAGCTGGAGACCGTGGTTCAACTCGGCTATCCACCCAATCGTGTCGATCTGCTGACTTCGATTACGGGAGTTGATTTCGAAGCGGTTTGGAGCACGCGGGTGAAGGCCCAACTCGACGAGCTATCGGTTCCCATCATCGGCAGAGAGGCTCTGCTGACGAACAAACGAGCCAGTGGAAGAGCTCAGGATCTAGCGGATTTAGAGAACCTGGAGGCGGTCTCCAAGCGAAGTCCGTGAGCCTCTTCCCGCCCAGGAGGCCCTACCCGAATCGCAGAACCCCCTCCAGGTTCTCTCGCTGGCGTCTGACTCTCACTCCGTGATGCTAGCTACCGCCTTCCTGGGAGGGGGCTGGCATCTCAGGAGGATCGCTCTTCTGGGACTCGGTGGCTGTAGAGGGCTGGGCCGCGCGCATTCTCAGCTCAGTACCCTCCGGCAGAGCCTCGAGGCCGGTGACGAGGACGGGCCGCGGGCCGTCCCAATCGACTTCCACGGTCATCTCCACCAGGTCTCCAGCAGCAAAGCCGTCGGCCACGGCCTCCGACTCCAGGGGGAAGGGCATGGTCATGGCGTCCATGCCGACAACGGTGCCGGTGGGGTCCGTCCAGTCGTCGACGGCCTCGTGGCGCACCATGAGCTCCGGTGAGGCCCGGTCGGGGATCGGCAGAGCTTGGATCTCTGCGCGGATCTGGTAGACGGTGGCCGCTTCCTGACCTGCTTCCTCGCTGGGTCCGTCTCCGGAACAGGCGGCGAGGAAGCAGCAGGCCGAGACGAGAAAGGCCCAGGAGGCCAGAGTGCGAAGACTCCGGCCTCCTCGGGAGACGAGGGAGTCGAGACTCACGGTACCGCTCCTTCGGTCTTGACGGGAGCTGCGGGCCGTTCGGGAAGGGGCTCCCAACCGCCGTTCTCGATTTGGTCCAAGACCTCCTGGACGGCCCGCTCGAGCTGCGGATCCCGGCCTTCAATCACCGATTTTGCATCGTTGGTGACCTCGATGTCGGGCTCGACGCCGCGGCCTTCGATGATCCACTCGCCCTCCGGCGAGAGGAGGCCGAATTCCGGCACATAGACCTGGCCGCCGTCGATGAGGGTGCCACGGTCGGTGATGCCGATGACCCCGCCCCAGCTGCGCTTGCCGATGAGCGGCCCGAGCCCTGCCTGCCGGAACATCCACGGGAAGATGTCGCCATCGGAACTGGAGTCCTCGTCGAGAACGCAGGCCATGGGGCCGTTGAAGACGGCGATGGGGTAGGTGGAGACGATCTCCGAGTTGCGGCTGTAACCAATGCCCAAGAGCTCTCGGGACAGGCGCTCGATGATCATCTGGGAGACATTGCCGCCGCCGTTGTTGCGCACGTCCACCACCAGGCCCTCGCGGCGGATCTGGGGGTAGTACCACTTGATGAACTCACGGATGCCGTCGGCGCCCATGTCCGGAATGTGGAGGTAGCCAAGGCGGCCGCCTCCCAGCTCTTCCACCATGGCGCGCTTGCGGGCGACCCAGCGGTGGTAGCGCAGGGCGTCCTCGGAGGTGATGGGGCGGTAGGTGATGTCCCGGCGGTTCTGACCGTCGGGGCTGCTGGCGACGGTCCAGGTCACCGGCGATTGGGCCTTGTAGCGCAGCATGCGGTAGGGATTGTCCTCAGCCTCGACCTCCTCGCCGTCGATGGCCAGCAGGTAGTCGCCTTCCCGGACGTCCACCCCCACCTCGGTGAGGGGGGAGCGGTAGCGTTCCTCGTGATTGTCGCCCTGGAGGATGGCGGCGATGCGGTAGCGGCCGGCCTCGGCGTCGAGCTCCAGCTCCGCCCCCGGCAGTGCCACCTTGGGCCGGTCCGGGAGATCGATATCTCCTCCGGCGACGTAAGCGTGGCCGACGTTGAGCTCGGCGATCATCTCTCCCATCAGATAGTTGAGGTCCGAGCGATGACCGACGTGAGGCAGCAAGGCCCGGTAGCGGTCGCCGATGGCCTGCCAGTCGTAGCCGTGCATATTCTCGACGTAGAAGTAGTCGCGGTAGCGGCGCCACACCTCGTCGAAGATCTGGGCCCATTCCGCCTGAGGGTCGCGGTAGACCTGGAGACCGGCGGTGGAGATGGGTTTGGACTCACCACCACTCGTGGCCAGGAGCTCGTAGCCACCGCCCTTGTGAACCAAGAGCTTCTGGCCGTCCTGGGAGAGGACGTAGCCGTGGCCGATGCCCTCCGCCAGGGTGCTGCTCTCTCGCTTTTCGAGGTCGAAGGCCTTGAGGGTGGGCTGGCTCGCGGAAGGGCGGCCGTAGTAGAAAGCATCGCGGTCGAGGAAGAGGAGCTTGCCTTCGACGACCTGGAGGCCGTAGTAGTTGCCGCCCTCTACCGGTACCCGGGCCACCCGGTCGGCGAGGCCCTCGAAGTCGATGCGTACGGGCGCGGCCTTCGATTCCTCCTCGTCCTTGC from Acidobacteriota bacterium encodes:
- a CDS encoding DUF2339 domain-containing protein → MTRPPDSPESPGVGRRLDRLSEQLTRVLGEVQELAQEVEALRQAVGEDGEAPEQPPVPAEASQTSSTADSAAEPAELPAQGSSEELIEEPAAAGTSRKERLLAAARRVRDLVPVPADSAVVGDEAAAERSEDGAVVAGEELVAPPESSVEDSAGDDGAESEPLDLEQRIGAVWFLRGGLLFVVIAFALAASWVVPQLQPWHRVLASYVGSAVVFGVGLRYAGRLRRFARPVMATGLALGFFTSFGAYFLPPMRCLPLVASLVLMTLFVGAILASAERWRWEGVATLALFLGHVAAYVGSADADIFSMMAVLFLSATSVVLMLRHDWMPLALFSVIMAYSSHFLWTMREAGPAGVGEVGFVQHLSFLTAYYLLYLVADAAFTHRLEGRGREAFSRRQRVTGRSVGPTAMVLYATLAAALFQSSPGAWERIHWFFLPLALVQLLLLILHHRKGTADVPLYVTAATVFATLALFSRLGGLALNMALAAEALLLLVLGRVIEFGFLRHLARVVLVVNFVSFWFSEAKELDSWPTFVGALLMAAVYFVRARQNETWEPLPPEQRLGEAGAWSLVWHRLFRPLTVPLAHGQTLSGAILVVYQCDKFLGPPWNVVALALLAAGGALAGLWLGSAPLLQGMFWLQLATGLLLWREASGWEAAAREPSDWLVHQLAVALLATIALLSMALAARRRRAYQRFAAAGLGSALLAGFAAGAPALAPANTAAGFAPLGFGALALALVPLALVWACLEIWPRPAPEALAQPLWQRRSIRDRRWRTLFAVLVAELGVWALLHGSAGAFEGVAALAVVTVLLGLASLWRGTPYLLLGLLVHLGATGALALGYLDATEPAHSLLRWVILTEAGVLAALLLTVCPRCRRGSFALGALACFGLAVVMMAWLAVLPDQRFEPLWPWGLTAAVLMVVVELFRTSPARRAEDFDTWVDRWGETALRLYARPLAALGAVLTSAVFGLIIGRACTYNREALWAMAVTSALLLVATILRNSPYLMAALLTQLGLMGAYRILYGSELIQRPMTEWASVTLILLSAALLMATAPWLRRASLAWGSLVALTVGLVGMGELLFNQRPGPTPTSLWLITFVLLWVTVEALHRGFSGQGPEAEGWLDTFDLEPLTRRAMALAVISSMTGAVLLIALTWLQFPSAVFMIFVTVLYAVLFVVLTAWLKSPPMAAAFSVCLTAAHPLFYGRVGAEAAVGTAPQLALLMLAVTVAAGAAVEWSFRHHDETGRRRPAWWAAWYAYLLGFGLAGIFLQPFGEELAGARPFGAPAQSALALIMVGVGCTFKLRWLIRAAVLFALICSGLFIGFAVFDAGYRESLGFAGVLLLGTLLLSERLLVGQEPEELCRSAPAVGRFYRRVLVAVAALVGLVGLTLGPELAGVWTTAGWSLLALVLIGLGFLWRDRIYRRTALAVFALAILRLAILDVTRLETYYQMLAFLCLGASMVAVSFLYSRYREHITRWL
- a CDS encoding S41 family peptidase — protein: VAVEDGTVAEVAESLGDNQADYAWSPDSGHLTFTLPNITGVRSVYIWSTTDGKARQVTSDSFNDTSPAWSPDGKYLYYLSDRALAPQLDLLEWNFQVNREKEIFALALRADLPHPFPPKSDEVKLDEADDAESKKKQTAEADGKKNGGKDEEESKAAPVRIDFEGLADRVARVPVEGGNYYGLQVVEGKLLFLDRDAFYYGRPSASQPTLKAFDLEKRESSTLAEGIGHGYVLSQDGQKLLVHKGGGYELLATSGGESKPISTAGLQVYRDPQAEWAQIFDEVWRRYRDYFYVENMHGYDWQAIGDRYRALLPHVGHRSDLNYLMGEMIAELNVGHAYVAGGDIDLPDRPKVALPGAELELDAEAGRYRIAAILQGDNHEERYRSPLTEVGVDVREGDYLLAIDGEEVEAEDNPYRMLRYKAQSPVTWTVASSPDGQNRRDITYRPITSEDALRYHRWVARKRAMVEELGGGRLGYLHIPDMGADGIREFIKWYYPQIRREGLVVDVRNNGGGNVSQMIIERLSRELLGIGYSRNSEIVSTYPIAVFNGPMACVLDEDSSSDGDIFPWMFRQAGLGPLIGKRSWGGVIGITDRGTLIDGGQVYVPEFGLLSPEGEWIIEGRGVEPDIEVTNDAKSVIEGRDPQLERAVQEVLDQIENGGWEPLPERPAAPVKTEGAVP
- a CDS encoding 5'-nucleotidase C-terminal domain-containing protein, which produces MQRLDTSPRRRLPTRIAEWAFAALILPVLLLAGACSTAPSAPTDPAASPPSSEETAAESAAENPQERSFTILSINDVYRITGLYDGSRGGPARVRTLRRQLEADHPDLLVFHAGDFLYPSLLSRLYHGEQMVDVLNLLDGDAQAFDPHFFITFGNHELDAAGDEGATQLDQRLAQSQFRWITSNLHFQEGGKDSPEIADPRLTDHVLTEAGGVRVGIFAVTLDNQQPSYVRAIDDPIETARRYTALLRGRGAEVVIGLTHLELEEDLLLLETLREDGPDLILGGHEHDRQRQQAGGRWVFKADADAVSAVVATLTVGPEGGVTVDQRFEDLMGDEPPPDPLVSQHADAWIRRHEQEFCTAAGLPSGCLGRTLGTTQTRLVGEELAIRSRETSLGNWVADQLRAELQSEGAPDQGAQVAVINSGGLRLNRDLPAGSPVSRRDLEELFAFPNPTVLLQIDVKTLEKMLQRSVEQRGEGAWLQVSGLAFRYDPDRQRVLDLTLLAPEGPRPLEPGEVLRVATVNFLADPAIGDQDGYTMLGLHQRLARGGSLEKRALKALQAAGTEGIAPTVEGRICAVDAPGPCLAVASP
- a CDS encoding M23 family metallopeptidase — its product is MLLAMGLLAGWLGLGLALGEVEAGASESGANRAASQASAAPGSIVRWSTAGVDRCGLGDRTWAPLQGVCLYPVDLKRTGSITLRRRVEGVWENRRLGIGDYPYPVQHITLKDDSTVHLSPENIARSRRESARVGALWRNPSEARFTLPLAAPLDPLPEGRRFGSRRVFNGEPRNPHTGVDYTADRGTPVGSTAAGTVVLAEEHFFAGKSVFVDHGDELVSMYFHLDTLAVETGQEVRRGETLGTVGSTGRSTGAHLHFGLRWHGARVDPALLLGPVREIADIP
- a CDS encoding copper-binding protein, with the translated sequence MSLDSLVSRGGRSLRTLASWAFLVSACCFLAACSGDGPSEEAGQEAATVYQIRAEIQALPIPDRASPELMVRHEAVDDWTDPTGTVVGMDAMTMPFPLESEAVADGFAAGDLVEMTVEVDWDGPRPVLVTGLEALPEGTELRMRAAQPSTATESQKSDPPEMPAPSQEGGS